In one Rutidosis leptorrhynchoides isolate AG116_Rl617_1_P2 chromosome 8, CSIRO_AGI_Rlap_v1, whole genome shotgun sequence genomic region, the following are encoded:
- the LOC139864264 gene encoding uncharacterized protein, whose translation MVVAVSNRKWTLWVNIIKSIYGMDGGLGCNTNISVLRYSTAWRNIIKIGEELEKIGLNFNNLFVRTIGDGQDTRFWMDEWAGNFKLCDKYPRLFRLERKSDVFINERVTFSNGIWTFAWDWSRGLTGRLHGELEQVTSMVKSSINLQEGGSKWSFKMGASDETLRNNLIPQKIGIFVWRVMKGRIPVKVELDKTGIDLDTLLCPMCNDIVESVNHAILECKHAKEVWDGVFKWWNLPSPRNTSVVDWFSSRSSSGVSSVQMKMWQAIIWTTSYLIWKNRNQKTFQNVAWASAKIVNEVQTKAFEWIINRSRNLHYEWHQWLLNPTNLGFPLRNNLDPG comes from the exons atggtggtggcggtttcgAACCGAAAATGGACTTTATGGGTCAATATCATCAAAAGTATTTACGGGATGGACGGGGGGTTGGGGTGTAACACTAACATCTCGGTTTTGAGATATTCCACAGCTTGGCGTAACATCATCAAGATCGGCGAAGAGTTGGAGAAAATCGGGCTCAACTTCAACAACCTTTTCGTGAGAACAAtaggtgatggtcaagacactcgCTTCTGGATGGATGAATGGGCAGGCAACTTCAAACTTTGTGACAAGTACCCTCGTTTGTTCAGGCTAGAAAGGAAAAGTGATGTTTTTATTAATGAAAGAGTAACATTTTCGAATGGGATTTGGACATTCGCTTGGGATTGGTCAAGGGGTCTTACGGGCAGGCTACATGGCGAACTCGAGCAGGTCACTTCGATGGTAAAAAGCAGCATTAACCTCCAAGAAGGCGGCAGCAAATGGTCGTTTAAGATGGGAGCAAGTGATG AAACTTTGCGCAACAATCTAATCCCTCAAAAGATTGGGATTTTTGTGTGGAGAGTGATGAAAGGTAGAATTCCGGTAAAAGTCGAGTTAGATAAGACGGGCATTGATCTTGACACTTTACTATGTCCTATGTGCAACGACATAGTTGAATCCGTGAATCATGCAATCCTCGAGTGTAAACATGCAAAAGAAGTGTGGGATGGGGTTTTCAAATGGTGGAATCTTCCAAGTCCGAGGAACACGAGTGTGGTCGATTGGTTTTCTTCACGTTCTTCAAGCGGCGTTTCATCGGTTCAAATGAAAATGTGGCAAGCAATAATATGGACTACAAGCTATTTAATATGGAAAAATAGGAACCAAAAAACCTTTCAAAATGTGGCGTGGGCTTCGGCAAAAATAGTTAATGAAGTGCAAACCAAAGCTTTTGAATGGATCATTAACCGTTCGAGAAATCTTCACTACGAGTGGCATCAATGGCTTTTGAATCCTACAAATTTAGGTTTCCCTCTTAGGAACAATTTAGATCCGGGTTGA